AAGATCGCTTCGGGCAACCCCAGAACGTTCGAGGCATGGTCCACTGGGACCATGTGTTCACGCTTGGGCCCGAGCCGGGCCTGCTGTCGTCCGATGACCTGTGGCTGTGCGTGGAGTACGACGAAGAGGGATACGTCAAGGCCGCGGCGATCCTCGACCGCTGAGCCTTACAGCAGCCCTTTCGCCCGCGGGTAGCTCCCCAGCACCGTCAACCGCCGGCACTTGGTCTTGGCGTCCTCGATGGCCCCCACCACGGCCTCGTCCTGCATGTGGCCGGCGGCGTCGATGAAGAACATGTAGGTCCAGTTCTCGCGGCCGCTGGGGCGCTTCTCGATGTGGGTCAGGTTCACGCCGTGGGAGCTGAAGACCGCCAGCACGTCGGCGAGGGCGCCGGGCTCGTCGCTGGTCTCGAAGAGCATGCTGGTCTTGTCCTGGCCCGTGCGGCCTGTCTTCTCGCGGCTGAGGATCACGAAGCGTGTGATGTTGTTGGGCTGGTCCTGGATCGACTCGACCAGCACGCTCAGGCCGTACAGCTCGGCCGCGAGCGTGGTGCCGATCGCAGCGCTGCCGGGGCGGGCGCCGATGCTGCGCGCCTTCTCGGTTTCGTCGGCGGCCGTGATGGCGGCGCGGCTCGACGATGCTGCGGGGATCAACTCGGCCTTGGGGTATCTGGCGCTCAGCCAGTTGTGGCACTGTGCGAAGACCTCGGGCTTGCTATGGATCCGCGTGACGTCCTCGGCCGGGCAACCGGCCATCAACGCGTGGCGGATGGCGACCTGGGCCTCCGCATAGATCGAGACCTCGCCCGCGTGCTCGATGAAGGCGTCCAGCGTCTCGACGATGCCGCCAGCGGTGCTGTTCTCGATCGGCGCGAGCCCGTAGTCGACGTGGCCCTTGATGACCTCGTCGAACACGGCGCCGATGCTGGTGACGCTGGCGAACTCGACGCTGGCGCCAAAGTGGGCTCGGGCGGCCAGATGCGAGTACGAGCCGGCAGGTCCGAGGTAACCGATGCGCAAGGGGCGCTCCAGTGCAAACGAACCGGACATCATCTGTCGGTAGATCGCCTCGATGGTGGTGTCGCTCAGTGGGCCCTTGTTGCGGGCCTTGGCCTTGTCGAGCACCATGCGCTCGCGGTCGGGGGCATAGATGGGCGTGCCGTCGTGCTGCTTGCGCTTGCCGACCTCGACCACCAGCCCGGCCCGCTCGTTGAGCAAGGCCACGATCTTCTCGTCGGCCTCGTCGATGAGGCAGCGGAGTTCTTCGAGGGGGCGGGGGTGGTCCATACCGGGATTATCGGGTGATTTCCCAGGCGGGTTTGGCCCGGACCCAAAGAAAAACGCCCGGCACATAGACCGGGCGTGGAGGAGCGAACTGCCAGGCAGGAACTAAAGAAGCCTTATCGCTTCGAGAACTGGAAGCGGCGGCGGGCGCCGGGCTGGCCGGGCTTCTTACGCTCGACCTTACGGGCGTCGCGCGAGAGGAAGCCGGCGTCGCGCAGGGCGTCTTCCAGGCTCGGGTCATAGTCCCGCAGGGCGCGGGCGATGCCCAGGCGGACGGCCTGGGCCTGGCCCATGTAGCCGCCACCGCTGCACCGCACGACCACGTCGAAGCGGCCCTTGGTGCCGGTGACGTCCAGCGGAGCGTACACGTCGGCGCGGTCGCGGTCTTCGGTGAAGTACTCGCTGACGGCCTTGAGCTTCTTGCGGGTGCACTGGATCTGCACGTCGCCCTTACCTTCGTCGGCGGCGGGCTTCATGCGGACGCGGGCCACGGCCCGCTTGCGGCGGCCCGTGCCCCACCACCAGCCATGGCGGTCGGGCGGAACGGCTTCGCGAACGCGGCGGGTCGTGGGCTCGCCGGCCTCGTCGGCGGCGACGGCCTGGGACAGCGCGCTGCCACCCAGCAGGCTCGAGCCGCTCGTCGCGGCGGTCTCGGTGGAATCGGTCGAAGTCGGGGTGTTCGTGTCAGCCATTAGAGCTTCATCTCCACCGGTTGCTGGGCCTGATGCGGGTGCTCGCTGCCCGCGTACACCTTGAGCTTCTTGAGCATGACCCGGCCGAGCCGGTTCTTGGGCAGCATGCGACGGACGGCGTCTTCGATCAGCGCTTCGGGCTTGCGCTCGCGGAGCGAGCCGAAGGTCTCGACCTTCAGGCCGCCGGGATAGCCCGTGTACCGCTGGCGGACGCTCTGGGCGTCCTTGCGACCCGTGAGCTTGACGGCCTTGGCGTTGGTCACGATGACGTAGTCACCCGTATCGACGTGGGGGGTGTACTCGGGGCGATGCTTGCCCATGAGCACCTGGGCGATCTCGGTGGCCATCCGGCCCAGCACCTGGTCCGTGGCGTCGACCACGTGCCAGTTCTGCTCGACCTCACCGGCCTTGGCCATATAGGTTTGCCGACGCATAACACTCTCCTGCGGCCAGCGACGCCAAAACACGTCGCCGGGGGCACTTCACGTACGCCGCCTACCGGGCGGGGCGGGCAGACGGGCTGGTGGGCCCGACTGCAGGATTGACCATTCGGTCCGCCGGGCGGGGGCAAAGGCCACCAGCCGCCACCATCCGGCGTGAGGGGAAGCGTAGACGCCCCCCGACGCCCGTCAAGCCCCGAACCACCGGGCAGGTCCCCACTTGGCGTGATCGGGGTGGCCCCAGCCCCGCCCGTGGCCGATGATTGGTCGATGGACCAGCCCCCCCAGACCTTCGGCGACGCCCAGCCACCCATGCACCCGCCCGGGCCCATGCGCTCCCCCGACCCGGGAACCAGCGGCGCCGCCAAGCTCGCCTGGGTCGTGCTGATCCTCGTGCTGCCGCTCGTCGTGGTGATGCAGCAGTTGCAGGTCCGCGGCGAACCGGCCGAGGATCCCTCCAAGATCGCAGCGCCCCAGGGCGACAGCGTCGAGGTCGCCGCCCGCATGGGCACGCGGATCGCATACGAATTCCCCGCGGGCGCACCGAGCTTCCAGGAGCAGCTCGACGACGCAGCCGAGACGATCGATACACCGCTCCAGCGGTTACGTGCCGCGATCGCCTCGCGCGAGCTGGCCGGACCGGAGCGAACCGTGTCAGACCTCGAGTCGGTCGTCGCCGAACTCGAAGCCGGCGACGAACTCGATCCCGATGACCCAGACGCCGCGAACGAGAGAGCGCGCCGGGAGCAGATCCTGACCGATGCACGCACGCTGCTTCCCTACTACCAGGACATCGCTGCGAACGGCGAAGCCGCGGCGGCCCTGGATGACGAGACCGTCAATGCGCTGATCGAACGGCATGGCTACTTTGGCGAGCTCGTCCGCATCGCACGGCTACCCGAAGAGCACGAGTTGCGAGAGGCCTTGCTCTCGGGCGCCATCGGCCCGTTCATCATCGTCGGCGCGATGATCGCCGTCATCGGCGTGGCCCTGCTGGCGGGCCTCGTGCTGGGCATCATGGCCCTGGTGTTGCTCGGCACCGGCAAGATCCGCCTTGCCATGCCCAGGCCCGCACCGGGCGGCAGCGTCTACCTCGAGACGGCCGTGCTCTTCGTACTGTGCTTCGCGTTGCTCCAGATCATGCAGGCAACCGCCGCCCTGATCGGTGAGTCGGCGGAGATGATCGCCGGCCTGGTTGCGTTGCCGGCGCAGTGGCTGCTACTTCTCGTGCCGCTCTGGCCGCTCGCTCGTGGCGTTTCCTGGTCACGCCTGCGCGATGACCTGGGCCTGCGGGCGCCTCGGGGTGTCACGCTGGAGATCTTCGCCGGCATCGGGGCGTACCTGGCGATGCTCCCAATCGTGGTCGCAGGCGTGGCCGTCATGTTCGTGCTGCTGTTCCTCCAGGAGCAGTTCTTCCCCAGCGATCCGGAGGCCATGGGCCCCACCAACCCCATCCTCGAACTCGCCCGCACGCTCGACCCGGTGCTGCTGTTCATGATCTTCACGCTGGCGACCATCTGGGCCCCGCTGTGCGAAGAACTCGTGTTCCGCGGAGCCCTTTTCCGACATCTGCGCTCGCGCATGGTGCTGCCAATCGCAGCCGTGCTCAGCGCCCTGGTCTTCGGCATGATGCACGGCTACGCGCTCATCCAGCTCATTCCCGTCACGGTCCTGGGCTTCAACTTCGCACTCATCCGGGCCTGGCGGGGATCGCTCATCGGCCCCATCGCCGCGCACGCCCTGAACAATGCCGTCGTGCTCACGCTGCTGTTCGCCTTCGCCCACGTGCTCTACGGCTGACGGCTATACGAGTACGTCGAGCAGGCCGGTGAGACCCAGCAGCACGCTGATCATGCCGTTGAGCGTGAAGAACGCCATCGGGATGCCCGCCGCCCCACGCCGAGAAAGCACGAGGTGCTCATAACCCAGCAAGATCATTGTGGCGGCGACACCGATTCCGAAGATCACGCCGAACATCGGCTCGGCGACGAGCACGCCTACGAGGCACGCAAGGGCGCCGGCGTGCATCACGCGGCTGAGCATGTTTGCCCGCTTCCAGCCAAAGCGGGCGGGAATGCTCCGCAATCCCGCCTGCCGGTCGAAGTCGAGATCCTGCAACGCATAGATGGCGTCGAAGCCGGCCACCCAGAGCAGGACCATCGCTGCCAGGAGCCACAGGGCCGGGTTCGCGAGCGCTTCGATGCCCCCCACCGCGATGGCTGCCGCCAGTGGGCTCGCCGCCAGCGCACCGCCCAGGAACACGTGGCACCACCACGTGAATCGCTTGGTGAACGAATAGAAGGCAATCCATGCCAGCACCGGAACGCCCAGGAGCGCGGGCCACCAGTTGTCAAAGAACACGCCGAACAGCGCGCAAGCGGCAAGGAAGAGCAAAGCACAAGCCGCCAACGTCGCCCAGCCCGCAACGGGTTGCAGTTCGCCCGAAGCAAACACGCGATTTCGAGTCCGAGGATTGGACGCGTCGATAGCGCGATCCGCCAGGCGATTGACCACCATGGCCCAGGTGCGGGCTGCCACCATGCACACAACCACCAGGGCCAGCAAGCCCGCCATCCGCGGCCAGGCGATGCCCCCCGTCGGGAGACGCGGCGCCACCATGAACGCAGCCAGCACGGCAAACGGCAGCGCGAACACCGAGTGGGCCAGCTTGATGTCCCGGGCGATGAGCGCCACGGCGCTGGGGGCGGGTTGTGCACGGCTCGACATGCACGCAAATGTACGCGCCGGGACCAAAAGAAGACGCCCGACCGGGACGAACCCGGCCGGGCGTTTGGATCCTCAAATGGTCACCTGGGCCTCAGGGGCAGCCAGAGGCGAACTGGTTCTGGAACTCGAGGAAGTCGAACACGTTCAGCACCGTGTCGTTGTTGAAGTCGGCAAACGGGCTTCCGCTGTCGAAGGCCGTCTGGAAGGCCAGGAAGTCGAAGAGATCGATGTTGCCGTCCTCGTTCATGTCGATGCGGCAGTACTCGTTGACCGAGATGCTGTCGACGAACCAGGCGTCGGCCGTATCGGCGCCGACCTCGGAAACTCGCAGGCGGAACTGGTCGCCGCTGGCTTCCAGGGGCAGCTTCCACTCGTTCAGGATGAACTGCTGCTGATCGGTGCCGTCCGACTGGATGGCGCCCAGCGCGGTCCACTGGCCGGTGAAGGTCGAGAAGTACTCCACGCGGAGGAACTTGCCGACCTCGACGAAGCGATGCTGCGACCACACCCGCACGTACGAGGGCAACGTGCCGGGGGGCGGCACGTCGAACCGCGTGGTGGTGATGGTGCCGCCGGGCTGGAAGGTCAGCGCGTTGGGAGCGGTCACCGGGTTCACCACGGAGGGCGTGATCACGATCGAGCTCGCCTCGGCCCAGCGGTCGGGGTCCAGCGAGCGCGAATCATCGAAATCGTCGATGAACGGCAGGGGCTGGGGCTCGGGCTCGGTGACGAGCTCATCGACGCACGGCACCGCGTCCAGGAAGCCACGGATGACGCTGCGCGAGGTTGAACCAAAGCGGCTGATGTCGCCGGCGCACCCGCCGATGCCCGGGCACATGATCCGGCAGTCGCCGCCCGAGCAGTGCTGCGCGTTGCAGTTGTGGCCGATCTCGTGGGCCAGTACCGCCACGCGGGCGGCCGGGCTCAGCGAGACGTACTGGTTCACGTTGTAGCCGCGCGACGTGGTGCAGACACCCGACAGCCATGCCACGCCCAGCGTACCGCCCGCGAAGTTGCGTCCGCTGATGAGCGACGCAGTATCCCGGCGCACGCCACGCTGCTGAGACTGCCAGTGGTTCGTCATCTGCTGGAGCAGGGCTCCACCGTCGGACGTGGTGTACGGGTCGGAAGACGTCGGCCGCACGATGATCGTGGTGATTTCGATGACCGTGTCGACGTCGCGCTCGTAGATCGCCGACACCGAGTTCACCTGCGACTCGACCGCGGCAATCACGGCCGTCTCGGACGAACCCCGGCTCTGGTAGAACTCGAAGTCGGTATCGACGCCAAGCTCGAGTTGCAGCGTCGCGTCGACACCGGGGCCTTGCGGTTCGAGTGGGGCCATGAGACCCGCCACCGGGTTATCGATGGTGCCGCAGAAGCCGTTCTCTCCGGAAAGATCGTTGTCCTCTGAGTAGACCACGTGCAGCGAGCCATCGGCTCCGCGGACGCGATCGCTCAGCGGCTCGATGACCCAGCTATTTTCAGCGCCATCGCCGATGGACACCAGGGCCGTGAGCGACCCGCCGAAGAAACCAGCCGAAACGCTGCTGCCATCGATGCCTTCCACGAAACCGCGGTAGGTCGTCGGAGCCGGGGGAACCATGCGCTCCATCGAGCCATCGGGCTGCTGCACGAGCACCTCGAAGGCCGGCGAACGCACGTCGTGCGGCCAGAGTTCGATCTGCACCGCCTGCTCGCCCAGCATGACTTCGGTCGTGATCGAGCCGTCGGCGCCGACGTCAAAGCCCAGGCGCTCGATCGAGTACTCGATCAGATCATCGAACACCAGCGGCGACTGCTGGCCGGAGGGCGCTTCGCCCTCCTTCAACAGCGTCCCTTGGGTCTCCTGCGCATGCGCGGTGCCCGCCGTCGCGAGCATGGCGGCAGTACATACCAACAGGCTCGCGGCTGTCCCGCGAGTCAAAAAACGTGCGTTCATCGAAATAAACCTCCCCGGATGCATCCGGCTCGTGCCACGGCTCGAGCCAATTCTGAGCCTGGGCTCTCGTCCGTCCGCGAGCAAGGCAGGCCCGCGTGAACCCAGCGTCGAAGGGGCATAACGGCCACCATCGCGGCCCGTTACGCCCGATTCCAACGCCTACCCAGGCACCCTATCACGGCGTGTGCCATCCGCAACCGTTGTGGCCGGTGATTGTCGTGTTTTCGACAAGTCGTGGCTTATAGGACGTTGTTACGGGTCCATCCCCCGATCGCGTATGCTGGGCACTATGGCCGAATCCAATCTCGATCGTTTGCGGGGACTGATGCGGGTGACCAGCCAGCCGGCCATCACCATCGCGACCGCCGAAGAGGTGTACGCCCTCAATCTCGTGCGCGACGCCGCCGCCGATCAAGGCATGGTCTGCTACCGCTGGACGCTTACCGGCGGGCTCCAGGACGCGGCCATGGAAGACACCGGCCAGTCGAGCGAGACGCAACTGGCCGAACGCGCGCTCCGGCAGATCGCCAGCGAGGGCAAGCCGGGCGTGTACGTGATGCTCGACCTTGGACATCACCTCGACGAAGTGAAGGTTGCGCGCGCCCTGCGTGAGGCGTTGTTTCGCGCCAATGAGCAAGCCCAGCTCATCGTCCTGATCGATCACGAACGCATCACCCAGCCCGTGCTCCGCCAGTACGCGGCCGAGTTCGAGATCATGCCGCCCGACACCGAGGAAATCGAGCGGCTCGTGCGCACGCAACTACGAGCCCACCACCGCCACACGCCCATCGAAATCGACGTCAAGCGGAGCGAGTGGGAGGCGATGATCCGCAACCTTCGCGGGCTGACACGGCGGCAGATCCAGAACATCGTGGCCGAGGTCGTTCGCGATGACCTCAGGCTGGATGGCGACGACCTGCCCCGCATCGTCGCCCGAAAGCGTGAGTACGTGAAGGCCGACGGGCTGCTGGAGTTCATCGAGGCCCCCGCCACGCTCGACGACATCGGCGGTCTCAAGAACCTCAAGAAGTGGCTCTCCAGCCGTCTGCTGACCACCGAGGCCGAGGCCGAAGAGCACGGGCTGGATTCACCCCGCGGCGTTCTCATGCTGGGCGTGCAAGGGGCCGGCAAGAGCCTGTGCGCCAAGGCCATCAGCGCCGCCTGGAAGCGCCCGCTCCTGCGGCTCGACCCCACCTCGCTCTACGACCGCTACGTGGGCTCGAGCGAGAACCGCCTGCGGACGGCCCTGCACCAGGCCGAACTCATGGCGCCCATCATCCTGTGGATCGATGAGATCGAGAAGGGGTTCGCGTCGGTCAGCAACAGCGGGGCCGACGGCGGGCTCAGCCGCCGCATGTTCGGCAGCCTGCTCACCTGGATGCAGGAGCACCGCGAGCCAGTCTTCATCGTCGCCACGGCCAACGACATCGAGAGCCTGCCACCCGAGCTGATGCGCAAGGGCCGCTTCGACGAGATCTTCTTCGTCGACCTCCCCGGCGAAGAGGCCCGCCAGGCGATCCTCGAGATCCACCTGCGCAAGCGCCGGCTGAACCCCGAGGACTTCGACCTCAAGAAGCTCATCAAGGCCACCGAGGGCTTCAGCGGCGCCGAGATCGAGCAGGGCATCATTGCCGCCCGGCACGAAGCGTTTGCCCAGCGTCAGAGCGTGACGACCGAGGGCCTGCTGAGCGTTTTCGGCGAGAGCCCGCCCCTGAGCGTGACAATGTCCGAGAAGGTCGCCAAACTCCGCCAGTGGGCTAAGGGCCGGTGCGTGATGGCGGGGTGAGCGTCAGCCGTTCTGGTGCTCGCCCATGTCAGAGTCGCTCCACCAGCTCGGAAAGTTTCCGCCCTTCGACGCGTGGTACCAGCCCTCGAGCGTGCCGCCAACGAAGCGGAAGAATACCGGCTCATCGTGGACCATCCCGTAGCTCGAGCCCTCGTAGCGGTACACGCGGCGGTCGCGGACCTCATAGATCAGCGCCGTCTCGCCGTTAACGTCCTTCGAGCCGCGGTACACGGCCTCGGGGAAGATCTTGCGGAACTGATCGACGGTGGTGTCGGGCCCCAGCTTGCCCAGTCGGGCATTCTCGGCCTGGCTGAAGCTCGGCACGTCGGCCTTGGATCGCACGGTGAGCGCATCGTCCTGCTGGTCCGAGGTCAGCCGCGTCCGATCCTCCACGATGTACTCCTTCTTGCCGCCGCCAATCGAGAAAACACACCCCTGCGCGAGCAACGCTGCCGCCGCCAGGCCCAGACCCACCGCGACTCGCGTTCGATTCCTGTTCGTAGTCATGTCCGACGTCCTTTCTTCCTCTCGTTGAAGGGCACGAATCCCGCGTGCCATTGTAGTGGGAAGTCGCAAAGGTTAGTTTCAACAAACTTGCGGAATCGTCTCACACCCGGAAGATCGCCCCCATCTTCTTGCCCAGCAAGGCGCTGGCGCCCACCAGCGTCACGGTCAGCAGGGCCATGCCCCACACGCCCATGGCGCTGGCGATGTAGGGGCCGTCGCCCTGGCGGTTGCTGAAGGCATAAATCGCCCGGGTGATCGGCCAGTCGTCCTGCTTCTGGGCGAGCAGCAGGCTGTCTGACACTTCCAGCATGCTGAAGGCGAACACCAGCAGCGCCCCGGCGATGATGTTGGCCAGGATCAACGGCAGCACCACGCTGCGGATCGCACGCATCCGGCTCGCGCCCAGGTTCAGGGCCGCCTCTTCCATCTCGCCGCTGGTCTGCTCGAGCCCGGCGACCACCGACCGCACGATGTACGGCAGCCGGCGCACGGCATAGGCAAGCACAAGCAAGGGAATCGGGTTCGGATCGACGCCCACCACCGACACCACGCCGTCCAGGGGCGCCGCGATCTCGCCGAAGCCCAGGTTGATCGAGCCGCGGAAGGGCCACGCCAGGCTCACCGCCACGAATCCGAAGGCCAGCACCAGCCCGGGCACCGCCAGCGGCAGCATGCACAGCGTGTCGAGCACGCTGCGCCCAACCGCCCTGGTCCGCACGATCAGGTATCCCACCGTCACCCCGATCGAGGCATTCAACACGACCGCCATGGCCGAATAAACCAGGCTGTTCGCGATGGACCGGAAGGCCGCGTCGCTGCCCAGCGCCACGCCGAAGTGGGCCAGGGTGAAGCTCCTGGGAAGCAGGCTCTGGTACCACTGGCCCACGCCGCTGACGCTCATAAGCACCACGCCGATGTGGGGCGCGACAGCGAGGATCGTGACCAGAAGGAACGCCGCCGCCGCCAGCCAGCCCTTGGCCCCGCGCAGGGTGACTTCGCTGCTGGCCCGCGTCGCGCGGGTGCTCATGGCATAGCCCCGCCTGCCGAAGGCGATCTTGCCCGCGGCATAGGCCGCCAGCGATGCGGCCAGCAACACGAACGTCAGGGCGTACGGACGGGCCGATCCCTCCACCTCGCTGAGCCCGTAGAAGATCTGTACGGCCGTCACGCGGTCATAATCGAACATCAGCGGCGTGCCGAGCTCGGTGAACGCCCAGATGAAGACGATGGTGCCGCCAGCGAACAGGCCCGGCCGGATGAGCGGCAGCGTGATGCGCGTGAAGCGTCGCCACGGGCCGGCGCCCAGGTTCTCGGCGGCCTCGTTCATGGCCGGGTCGAGATTGGCCAGCGCCGCCGTCGCATTGAGGTAGAGGATCGGGTAGAGGTGCAACGCCTGCACGATGATC
This portion of the Phycisphaerales bacterium genome encodes:
- the pheA gene encoding prephenate dehydratase; this encodes MDHPRPLEELRCLIDEADEKIVALLNERAGLVVEVGKRKQHDGTPIYAPDRERMVLDKAKARNKGPLSDTTIEAIYRQMMSGSFALERPLRIGYLGPAGSYSHLAARAHFGASVEFASVTSIGAVFDEVIKGHVDYGLAPIENSTAGGIVETLDAFIEHAGEVSIYAEAQVAIRHALMAGCPAEDVTRIHSKPEVFAQCHNWLSARYPKAELIPAASSSRAAITAADETEKARSIGARPGSAAIGTTLAAELYGLSVLVESIQDQPNNITRFVILSREKTGRTGQDKTSMLFETSDEPGALADVLAVFSSHGVNLTHIEKRPSGRENWTYMFFIDAAGHMQDEAVVGAIEDAKTKCRRLTVLGSYPRAKGLL
- the rplM gene encoding 50S ribosomal protein L13, whose translation is MRRQTYMAKAGEVEQNWHVVDATDQVLGRMATEIAQVLMGKHRPEYTPHVDTGDYVIVTNAKAVKLTGRKDAQSVRQRYTGYPGGLKVETFGSLRERKPEALIEDAVRRMLPKNRLGRVMLKKLKVYAGSEHPHQAQQPVEMKL
- a CDS encoding CPBP family intramembrane glutamic endopeptidase; this encodes MDQPPQTFGDAQPPMHPPGPMRSPDPGTSGAAKLAWVVLILVLPLVVVMQQLQVRGEPAEDPSKIAAPQGDSVEVAARMGTRIAYEFPAGAPSFQEQLDDAAETIDTPLQRLRAAIASRELAGPERTVSDLESVVAELEAGDELDPDDPDAANERARREQILTDARTLLPYYQDIAANGEAAAALDDETVNALIERHGYFGELVRIARLPEEHELREALLSGAIGPFIIVGAMIAVIGVALLAGLVLGIMALVLLGTGKIRLAMPRPAPGGSVYLETAVLFVLCFALLQIMQATAALIGESAEMIAGLVALPAQWLLLLVPLWPLARGVSWSRLRDDLGLRAPRGVTLEIFAGIGAYLAMLPIVVAGVAVMFVLLFLQEQFFPSDPEAMGPTNPILELARTLDPVLLFMIFTLATIWAPLCEELVFRGALFRHLRSRMVLPIAAVLSALVFGMMHGYALIQLIPVTVLGFNFALIRAWRGSLIGPIAAHALNNAVVLTLLFAFAHVLYG
- a CDS encoding 4-hydroxybenzoate octaprenyltransferase, whose product is MSSRAQPAPSAVALIARDIKLAHSVFALPFAVLAAFMVAPRLPTGGIAWPRMAGLLALVVVCMVAARTWAMVVNRLADRAIDASNPRTRNRVFASGELQPVAGWATLAACALLFLAACALFGVFFDNWWPALLGVPVLAWIAFYSFTKRFTWWCHVFLGGALAASPLAAAIAVGGIEALANPALWLLAAMVLLWVAGFDAIYALQDLDFDRQAGLRSIPARFGWKRANMLSRVMHAGALACLVGVLVAEPMFGVIFGIGVAATMILLGYEHLVLSRRGAAGIPMAFFTLNGMISVLLGLTGLLDVLV
- a CDS encoding M12 family metallo-peptidase produces the protein MNARFLTRGTAASLLVCTAAMLATAGTAHAQETQGTLLKEGEAPSGQQSPLVFDDLIEYSIERLGFDVGADGSITTEVMLGEQAVQIELWPHDVRSPAFEVLVQQPDGSMERMVPPAPTTYRGFVEGIDGSSVSAGFFGGSLTALVSIGDGAENSWVIEPLSDRVRGADGSLHVVYSEDNDLSGENGFCGTIDNPVAGLMAPLEPQGPGVDATLQLELGVDTDFEFYQSRGSSETAVIAAVESQVNSVSAIYERDVDTVIEITTIIVRPTSSDPYTTSDGGALLQQMTNHWQSQQRGVRRDTASLISGRNFAGGTLGVAWLSGVCTTSRGYNVNQYVSLSPAARVAVLAHEIGHNCNAQHCSGGDCRIMCPGIGGCAGDISRFGSTSRSVIRGFLDAVPCVDELVTEPEPQPLPFIDDFDDSRSLDPDRWAEASSIVITPSVVNPVTAPNALTFQPGGTITTTRFDVPPPGTLPSYVRVWSQHRFVEVGKFLRVEYFSTFTGQWTALGAIQSDGTDQQQFILNEWKLPLEASGDQFRLRVSEVGADTADAWFVDSISVNEYCRIDMNEDGNIDLFDFLAFQTAFDSGSPFADFNNDTVLNVFDFLEFQNQFASGCP
- a CDS encoding AAA family ATPase encodes the protein MAESNLDRLRGLMRVTSQPAITIATAEEVYALNLVRDAAADQGMVCYRWTLTGGLQDAAMEDTGQSSETQLAERALRQIASEGKPGVYVMLDLGHHLDEVKVARALREALFRANEQAQLIVLIDHERITQPVLRQYAAEFEIMPPDTEEIERLVRTQLRAHHRHTPIEIDVKRSEWEAMIRNLRGLTRRQIQNIVAEVVRDDLRLDGDDLPRIVARKREYVKADGLLEFIEAPATLDDIGGLKNLKKWLSSRLLTTEAEAEEHGLDSPRGVLMLGVQGAGKSLCAKAISAAWKRPLLRLDPTSLYDRYVGSSENRLRTALHQAELMAPIILWIDEIEKGFASVSNSGADGGLSRRMFGSLLTWMQEHREPVFIVATANDIESLPPELMRKGRFDEIFFVDLPGEEARQAILEIHLRKRRLNPEDFDLKKLIKATEGFSGAEIEQGIIAARHEAFAQRQSVTTEGLLSVFGESPPLSVTMSEKVAKLRQWAKGRCVMAG
- a CDS encoding iron ABC transporter permease, with amino-acid sequence MHALTLRRLIEQTLVVLLVAFLGLSLIYPIVLTIRGGFAVDPTGDGGWTLAHVLRVFRDPVTREGLFNAFWIATGTTLLSGLIAVPLALLAARHRFPFKGVFSALILVPLILPPFVGAIGFRALMGREGMLNTLLGTNWDVMGEAKGLGVIIVQALHLYPILYLNATAALANLDPAMNEAAENLGAGPWRRFTRITLPLIRPGLFAGGTIVFIWAFTELGTPLMFDYDRVTAVQIFYGLSEVEGSARPYALTFVLLAASLAAYAAGKIAFGRRGYAMSTRATRASSEVTLRGAKGWLAAAAFLLVTILAVAPHIGVVLMSVSGVGQWYQSLLPRSFTLAHFGVALGSDAAFRSIANSLVYSAMAVVLNASIGVTVGYLIVRTRAVGRSVLDTLCMLPLAVPGLVLAFGFVAVSLAWPFRGSINLGFGEIAAPLDGVVSVVGVDPNPIPLLVLAYAVRRLPYIVRSVVAGLEQTSGEMEEAALNLGASRMRAIRSVVLPLILANIIAGALLVFAFSMLEVSDSLLLAQKQDDWPITRAIYAFSNRQGDGPYIASAMGVWGMALLTVTLVGASALLGKKMGAIFRV